A section of the Pleuronectes platessa chromosome 7, fPlePla1.1, whole genome shotgun sequence genome encodes:
- the igf2b gene encoding insulin-like growth factor 2b isoform X2: protein MSSSSRALLFALALTLYAVEMASAETLCGGELVDALQFVCEDRGFYFSRPTSRGGNRRPQNRGIVEECCFRSCDLKLLEQYCAKPAKSERDVSATSLQVIPVMPALKQEAPRKQHVTVKYSKYEVWQRKAAQRLRRGVPAILRAKKFRRQADKIKAQEQAVFHRPLISLPSKLPPVLLATDNYVNHK, encoded by the exons ATGTCTTCGTCCAGTCGCGCGCTGCTGTTTGCACTGGCCCTGACGCTCTACGCGGTGGAAATGGCCTCGGCGGAGACGCTGTGTGGGGGAGAGCTGGTGGATGcgctgcagtttgtctgtgaaGACCGAGGCTTCTATTTCA GTAGGCCAACCAGCAGGGGCGGCAACCGGCGCCCCCAGAACCGTGGGATCGTAGAGGAATGTTGTTTCCGTAGCTGTGACCTCAAACTGCTGGAGCAGTACTGTGCCAAACCCGCCAAGTCCGAAAGGGACGTGTCGGCCACCTCTCTACAGGTCATACCCGTGATGCCCGCACTAAAACAG GAAGCCCCAAGGAAGCAGCATGTGACCGTCAAGTATTCCAAATACGAGGTGTGGCAGAGGAAGGCGGCCCAGCGGCTCCGGAGGGGTGTCCCCGCCATCCTGAGGGCCAAAAAGTTTCGGAGGCAGGCGGACAAGATCAAAGCACAGGAGCAGGCAGTCTTCCACCGGCCCCTGATCAGCCTGCCCAGCAAACTGCCGCCCGTCTTGCTCGCCACGGACAACTATGTCAACCACAAATGA
- the igf2b gene encoding insulin-like growth factor 2b isoform X1: METQQRHGQHSLCHTCRRAESSRLKVKKMSSSSRALLFALALTLYAVEMASAETLCGGELVDALQFVCEDRGFYFSRPTSRGGNRRPQNRGIVEECCFRSCDLKLLEQYCAKPAKSERDVSATSLQVIPVMPALKQEAPRKQHVTVKYSKYEVWQRKAAQRLRRGVPAILRAKKFRRQADKIKAQEQAVFHRPLISLPSKLPPVLLATDNYVNHK; the protein is encoded by the exons ATGGAGACCCAGCAAAGACACGGACAGCACTCACTTTGCCACACCTGCCGGAGAGCGGAGAGCAGCCGACTGAAG GTCAAGAAGATGTCTTCGTCCAGTCGCGCGCTGCTGTTTGCACTGGCCCTGACGCTCTACGCGGTGGAAATGGCCTCGGCGGAGACGCTGTGTGGGGGAGAGCTGGTGGATGcgctgcagtttgtctgtgaaGACCGAGGCTTCTATTTCA GTAGGCCAACCAGCAGGGGCGGCAACCGGCGCCCCCAGAACCGTGGGATCGTAGAGGAATGTTGTTTCCGTAGCTGTGACCTCAAACTGCTGGAGCAGTACTGTGCCAAACCCGCCAAGTCCGAAAGGGACGTGTCGGCCACCTCTCTACAGGTCATACCCGTGATGCCCGCACTAAAACAG GAAGCCCCAAGGAAGCAGCATGTGACCGTCAAGTATTCCAAATACGAGGTGTGGCAGAGGAAGGCGGCCCAGCGGCTCCGGAGGGGTGTCCCCGCCATCCTGAGGGCCAAAAAGTTTCGGAGGCAGGCGGACAAGATCAAAGCACAGGAGCAGGCAGTCTTCCACCGGCCCCTGATCAGCCTGCCCAGCAAACTGCCGCCCGTCTTGCTCGCCACGGACAACTATGTCAACCACAAATGA
- the th gene encoding tyrosine 3-monooxygenase, with protein MPLSSSSTSSTKSLRRAASELERSDSITSQRFLGRRQSLIEDARKEREAAAAAAEAAEVTEQIVFEEDDGKALLNIFFTLRNSKTPALSRALKVFETFEAKIRHLETRPKRKPRDSVEGLEYLVRCEVHLSDVSTLISSIKRNAEDVKTTKEVKFHWFPKRIADLDRCHHLVTKFDPDLDQDHPGFTDPVYRQRRKMIGDIAYRYRHGESIPKVEYTEEEIGTWREVYSTLRDLYSTHACSEYVEAFRLLERHCGYSPDNIPQLEDVSRFLKERTGFQLRPVAGLLSARDFLASLAFRVFQCTQYIRHASSPMHSPEPDCVHELLGHVPMLADRTFAQFSQNLGLASVGASDEDIEKLSTLYWFTVEYGLCKQNGEVKAYGAGLLSSYGELVHSLSDEPETREFEPEAAAVQPYQDQTYQPVYFVSESFADAKEKFRTYVAGIKRPFSVRFDPFTSSIEVLDDPLKIQGGLEGVKDELKMLIDALSVLS; from the exons ATGCCGCTTTCCAGCAGCTCCACGTCCTCCACGAAGAGCCTCCGCCGAGCAGCATCCGAGCTGGAGCGGTCTGACTCCATCACG TCTCAAAGATTCCTCGGAAGAAGGCAGAGCTTGATCGAGGACGCGCGGAAGGAGCGTGAAGCCGCGGCTGCAGCGGCGGAGGCTGCAGAGGTCACTGAGCAAATCGTGTTTGAGGAAGACGATGGAAAAGCGTTGCTCAACATCTTCTTCACGCTGAGGAACTCCAAGACACCTGCGCTGTCCCGGGCACTGAAGGTTTTCGAG ACGTTCGAAGCAAAGATTCGTCATTTGGAGACGCGACCAAAGAGAAAGCCCAGGGACAGCGTGGAGGGCCTGGAGTACCTGGTGCGCTGCGAGGTGCACCTCTCAGACGTCAGCACTCTCATCAGCTCCATCAAGAGGAACGCAGAGGATGTGAAAACCACCAAAGAAGTCAAAT TTCATTGGTTCCCAAAGAGAATAGCGGATTTGGACAGGTGTCATCATCTGGTCACTAAATTTGATCCGGACTTGGATCAGGACCATCCT GGCTTCACAGACCCGGTctacagacagaggaggaagatgattgGTGACATTGCCTACAGATACAGACA CGGGGAGTCGATTCCCAAAGTGGAATACACCGAGGAGGAGATCGGCACATG GCGAGAAGTGTACTCGACCTTGAGGGACTTGTACAGCACCCATGCCTGCAGTGAATACGTGGAGGCCTTCCGCCTGCTGGAGAGGCATTGTGGGTACAGTCCTGACAACATCCCCCAGCTGGAAGATGTGTCACGCTTTCTCAAAG agcgcACAGGCTTCCAGCTGCGTCCAGTTGCAGGTCTGCTCTCAGCCAGAGATTTCTTGGCCAGTTTGGCGTTCCGGGTGTTCCAGTGCACCCAGTACATCCGACACGCCTCCTCTCCCATGCACTCACCAGAGCC cGACTGTGTCCACGAGCTCCTGGGACACGTCCCCATGCTGGCCGACCGCACCTTTGCCCAGTTTTCACAG AACCTCGGTCTGGCATCAGTCGGGGCTTCAGATGAAGACATTGAGAAACTGTCCACA CTCTACTGGTTCACCGTCGAGTATGGTTTATGTAAACAGAATGGTGAGGTGAAGGCTTACGGTGCTGGGCTGCTCTCCTCTTACGGAGAACTTGTG CACTCTCTGTCTGATGAGCCAGAGACGAGGGAGTTCGAACCCGAGGCGGCGGCGGTGCAGCCTTATCAAGACCAGACCTACCAGCCCGTCTACTTTGTCTCCGAGAGCTTTGCAGATGCCAAGGAGAAATTCAg GACTTACGTGGCCGGTATCAAGCGTCCCTTCTCGGTGAGGTTCGACCCCTTCACCAGCAGCATCGAGGTCCTGGACGACCCGCTGAAGATCCAGGGAGGCCTGGAGGGAGTGAAGGACGAGCTGAAGATGCTGATAGATGCCCTCAGTGTCTTGTCATGA